Proteins encoded together in one Orcinus orca chromosome 13, mOrcOrc1.1, whole genome shotgun sequence window:
- the BMP10 gene encoding bone morphogenetic protein 10 → MGSLALQLCALSCLVAHSVSGSPIMSLEQSPLEEDMPLFDDVFSEQDGVDFNTLLQSMKKEFLKTLNLSDIPMQDAAKVDPPEYMLELYNKFATDRTSMPSANIIRSFKNEDLFSQPASFNGLRKYPLLFNVSIPHHEEVIMAELRLYTLVQRDRMIYEGVDRKITIFEVLESKGDREGERSMLVLVSGEIYGTNSEWETFDVTDAIRHWQKSGSSTHQLEVHIESKHEMEDVGRGQLEIDTSARNKHVPLLVVFSDDQSSEKERKEELNEMIAHEQLLEMDNLGLEGYSSGPGEEALLQMRSNIIYDSTARIRRNAKGNYCKRTPLYIDFKEIGWDSWIIAPPGYEAYECRGVCNYPLAEHLTPTKHAIIQALVHLKNSQKASKACCVPTKLEPISILYLDKGVVTYKFKYEGMAVSECGCR, encoded by the exons ATGGGTTCCCTGGCCCTGCAGCTGTGTGCTCTCTCCTGCCTGGTGGCTCACTCGGTTTCTGGCAGCCCCATCATGAGCCTGGAGCAGTCGCCTCTGGAAGAAGATATGCCCCTGTTTGATGATGTCTTCTCAGAGCAAGATGGTGTCGACTTTAACACACTGCTACAGAGCATGAAGAAAGAGTTTCTCAAGACGTTGAACCTGTCGGACATCCCGATGCAGGATGCAGCCAAAGTTGACCCACCAGAGTACATGTTGGAACTCTACAACAAATTTGCAACAGATAGGACCTCCATGCCATCTGCCAACATCATTAGGAGTTTCAAGAATGAAG atctctTTTCCCAACCAGCCAGTTTTAATGGGCTCCGAAAATACCCTCTCCTCTTCAATGTGTCCATCCCTCACCATGAAGAGGTCATCATGGCTGAACTCAGGTTGTACACCCTGGTGCAAAGAGATCGCATGATATATGAAGGAGTGGACCGGAAAATTACCATTTTCGAAGTACTAGAGAGCAAAGGGGACCGTGAGGGTGAGAGAAGCATGCTGGTCTTGGTGTCAGGGGAGATCTATGGAACCAACAGTGAGTGGGAGACTTTTGATGTCACCGATGCCATCAGGCATTGGCAAAAGTCAGGCTCATCCACCCACCAGCTGGAGGTTCATATTGAGAGCAAACATGAAATGGAGGATGTTGGCAGGGGACAACTGGAAATAGACACTAGTGCCCGGAATAAGCATGTCCCTTTGCTTGTCGTATTTTCTGATGACCAAAGCAgcgagaaggagaggaaggaggaactgAACGAAATGATTGCCCACGAGCAACTTCtggaaatggacaacctgggactGGAAGGTTATTCCAGCGGACCTGGGGAAGAGGCTTTACTGCAGATGAGGTCAAACATCATCTATGACTCCACTGCCCGCATCAGAAGGAACGCAAAAGGAAACTACTGCAAGAGGACCCCGCTCTACATCGACTTCAAGGAGATTGGCTGGGACTCTTGGATCATCGCCCCGCCCGGATACGAAGCCTACGAATGCCGTGGCGTTTGCAATTATCCCCTGGCAGAGCACCTCACCCCCACAAAGCATGCGATTATCCAGGCCTTGGTCCACCTCAAGAATTCCCAGAAGGCTTCCAAAGCCTGCTGTGTGCCCACCAAGCTGGAGCCCATCTCCATTCTCTATTTAGACAAAGGGGTCGTCACCTACAAGTTTAAATATGAGGGCATGGCCGTCTCTGAGTGTGGCTGTAGATAG